The Oceaniferula marina sequence ACCCCCTCTCTGCCGTCGCCGAGGGTACAGGAAAAGCCCTCTCGGAGATCTCCGTCTTGCGGAGAATCACCAGCACCCAACCTCGCTAGGTTGACATCCTCCATTCCGTCCCGATCTTTCTGACAGATCATGAAGGCGCAGAACCTCATCGCTCTTTTACTGTTCCTCGCGGGGGCCATGTGGGCACTCACGCGCAGTGAATCGACGGTTCGCAGCATCCAGCGCAGCTACTACACTGCCATCAGTCCTTTTCTCGAAAAAGGATCATCCTTGGAAAGTAAAGCCAGCGAATTACTCCGGGAAACCGAACATTCGGAAATCTGGAAAACCCGCTACCAACTCGCCAAGGACGAACTCGATAAAAAACGCATGGAAGTCACCCACCTCAGGAAGCTTGAGGCGGAAAATGCCAGACTCAACCAAGCGCTCCAATTTCAGCAAGAGGCACCCTTCCATGTCCTTGCCGCCAAAATCATCCGCCGCCAGCCGTCCACCTGGTGGCAGACCGTCACCATCAACCGTGGCGAACAAAAAGGTGTAGGCGTCCAACTCCCGGTCCTGGCCCCCGAAGGTCTGGTCGGAAAAATCGACGCCCCATCAAAGAACACATCCACCGTTATCCTCCTGACCGATGAAAAATGCCAGGTCTCGGCGAAAGTCGACGGCACACCGGAAGTCGGGATTCTCAGCGGACAACGAGGCCAAACCGGAGACAATCCCGATCTCCGGCTCAGCTTCCTGTCGAAAGATGCCAAAATCAAACCCGGCAAGTTGGTGTTCACCACCGGCCGGGGTGGCCTCTTCCCGCCAGATA is a genomic window containing:
- the mreC gene encoding rod shape-determining protein MreC, whose translation is MKAQNLIALLLFLAGAMWALTRSESTVRSIQRSYYTAISPFLEKGSSLESKASELLRETEHSEIWKTRYQLAKDELDKKRMEVTHLRKLEAENARLNQALQFQQEAPFHVLAAKIIRRQPSTWWQTVTINRGEQKGVGVQLPVLAPEGLVGKIDAPSKNTSTVILLTDEKCQVSAKVDGTPEVGILSGQRGQTGDNPDLRLSFLSKDAKIKPGKLVFTTGRGGLFPPDILLGTVKSFEPGPLYGEALVKPAVDFATLHTVFVKIPAPPESAR